In one Nicotiana sylvestris chromosome 8, ASM39365v2, whole genome shotgun sequence genomic region, the following are encoded:
- the LOC104239167 gene encoding uncharacterized protein, giving the protein MGRKPNDSEPTRYATMILLLMGLVSCTAVYIFMSAVMRPAGSSVVERLAAEEGEFSGGGGGEGEGECCSGIESFELWGAAVKWGSDFKVNSSKECCNACKAMCTGNHGPCLCDTWVFCGNKKFCGDKFGECWLKKQKDTLAPDRQEAGNKVMWTSGIVFGKGEGIVALETEFGDIHVKLLPECSPRSVFNILELLGVRHCAGCQFFRAETRGQIWDTHGDHIKDASFGPPYALVQGTLDAQGVAFESVPSESCPEIRRGSVAWVGSGPEFFISLANHQEWKKSYTVFGYVLPEDMEIVEKIAQLPTKLDVWSGVNVTVLENPVPLRVRRIKSNNGDLNLSS; this is encoded by the exons ATGGGTCGGAAGCCAAATGATTCCGAACCCACACGTTATGCCACTATGATCCTTCTTTTAATGGGTCTTGTTTCTTGTACTGCCGTGTACATTTTCATGTCGGCGGTTATGAGACCAGCCGGAAGTTCGGTGGTTGAGCGGTTAGCGGCGGAGGAAGGTGAATTTAGCGGTGGCGGTGGTGGTGAAGGGGAGGGTGAATGTTGTAGTGGAATCGAAAGTTTTGAGCTTTGGGGAGCTGCTGTAAAGTGGGGTTCTGATTTTAAGGTTAATAGTTCTAAAGAATGTTGTAATGCTTGTAAGGCTATGTGTACGGGTAATCATGGACCTTGTCTTTGTGATACGTGGGTTTTTTGTggaaataaaaagttttgtggtgACAAATTTGGTGAG TGCTGGTTGAAGAAGCAGAAAGATACTTTGGCTCCTGATAGACAGGAAGCAGGAAACAAGGTTATGTGGACGTCAGGCATTGTTTTTGGGAAAGGAGAG GGAATTGTCGCCTTGGAAACTGAATTTGGTGATATTCACGTCAAG CTTTTGCCAGAATGTTCCCCACGCTCAGTTTTTAACATTTTGGAGTTGTTGGGGGTGCGCCACTGTGCTGGTTGCCAATTTTTTCGTGCGGAAACTCGCGGACAAATTTGGGATACACATGGAGATCATATAAAAGAT GCTTCTTTTGGCCCTCCATATGCTTTAGTACAAGGAACTCTTGATGCTCAAGGAGTAGCATTCGAGTCAGTTCCCAGTGAATCCTGTCCAGAAATAAGACGGGGTTCAGTTGCATGGGTTGGTTCTGGCCCTGAATTCTTTATCAGCTTAGCGAACCATCAAGAATGGAAAAAGTCATACACTGTTTTTGGCTATGTGTTGCCGGAGGATATGGAAATTGTAGAGAAAATAGCTCAGCTCCCCACAAAATTAGATGTCTGGAGCGGAGTTAAcgtgacagtcttggagaacccTGTACCTTTGAGGGTCCGACGAATCAAGTCCAACAATGGTGACCTAAACCTTAGCAGTTAG